A region of the Cannabis sativa cultivar Pink pepper isolate KNU-18-1 chromosome 3, ASM2916894v1, whole genome shotgun sequence genome:
AGTAGTTGCTTTCTACTTTCCCCAATCTAATTATGTCTAAACAAACCAAAGGGTATGAAAAAGTTATAATTATCTTTTGGCATTTGTGGTAAGAAAAAATTGCTAATAGGCACTAATGATATTTAGCATTATCATCAAGTGTGATatcatttttagtttaattaagtaTCCAATTTAACACATTTAATTTAACcattattataaaaattggCTAATCATTTGCAAGTCATGATTAAGAGTGGTAATTCGTGTTACCATGTCATATTTAAATTCGTGTAAAAGGCCGACCTTCAAATTTAGTGGgccttaagaaaataaaaattattagatcttttatttaaaagatatgtagtaattttaaaaattactgaaaaatatttatatttttaaaagggaaaatattttttttggccCCTGGACTAGGTGGGCTCTAGGCGCGAGCCTAATCCGCCTTAGCCCAGGTCCAGCCCTACGTGTAATGCAAGTTGATATGTTTCATTGGTCAACCCTAACtcaactcatatatatatttcgTGTCAAGAAGTCTTGATCCTAACCCGACCTGTCTTGTTCGCGTGTTAACTATATTTATGTTACTATACATGCTAATTAACATGATTGGTATCACATATTTAgattttacaataataatttaTCACAAATTAtcaatacaataaataaaattgttgatatcaattataaattatctattttatatgggtaaatattattttggaccctgtattttgcaaaaattactaattagaccctctgttttgttaaatgacaaaatggaccatgtattttccaaaatggtacaaataagaccctaaactgattttttattaaaataaaatttaataataatccaatctaaatgtgctatgacaaaactgtttatattttatgtatctgttcgtgttagaaattgtcttcaagttggttatattaaaaaaaaattgtcaaaaattaagctcacggtcttatttttactattttggaaaatacagggtccattttgtcatttaacaaaacagataatccaatcggtaacttttgtaatatacatggtccaaaatggtatttcaattttatattcttgtaagtaattttttttttctaatttatatatttttctataaaataaataataattttactataaattaataattttaataatatattggaTATAAACAGGTCAATTCGTGTCGATTTCGTGTtacatacaaccataatctatttCCAATAATAATTATGTCATTTGGGTTCGACCCAATTTTAACCtgtatttatttttcataatacTGACCTGCAAATTCGTATAGAGTTCAGGTCATATTATCGTATTATGTTGTTATATCATAATTTGAATTGTCACCCCTAAATATGATGGTTATGAGTAGACTAAATTGAATTAGTCCGACTTGATTTTGAGATAAATATACATTAGAATTtaagaattcaaataaataaaaatatggcatattaAAGAGAATATGGAGTCCACAACTTGTATTTAAATGggttttttcgttttctttatAAATATAACATACCTTGTATCAAATTACtactatataataaaaatatgcaaatgaaaaaaaaaaaaaaaaaaagatagaaggTTTTGCCTAGAAAAGCAAAAGAAGGTTTATTATGCAATAAAGTTGTAAAgaatgtttcaattaaataaatgaGAATAAAGAAAGACTATAGGAATTTTGTAATCATGAATATAAAGATACTAGTTACCATAAAAGTGAAAGTTTAGTACGTATTGGTCTATAAAGATCATTATTagcataatttatatttatattgttaGGCCACCaccacatatattttttttattattaaaagatCTTGATTGAAATTAATGAATTTTTATCCAAAGTTAGTGTTATATCTTTTTATGTGTACATAAAATATGTATCAAAATACAACCAGTAGAGTTAGGGTTTGAAGTGAAAGAAAGATATTTTTGgcataaagatttttttttaaaaaaataaaatagcaactttattaaaattttagcaTTATGAATACAAAAGATTTTATAACGAGCCCAAATATTATGCTCGAAAATATTACAACTAGAGAAAAATCGAGAATGTCTAGCCACAATATGTATTACTCAATTTTTCGATCATTTAATAAACTGTAAATTGACATCATGTAAAGAGGAAAGCAAAAGTTGAGAGTCATGAATAATCAAACCAAAAGCAAAACTCATAATTTGTTTACTATGGATACCTTAAATAGTGAGCATATTATTTATTTCGATCTCtacatttttctattatttgctCTTTTATCCAACTGAGAACCTCTTTGATTCCCATAATTTCTACAACCCCAGCAGCGTAAACATCTAATTGATAGTAAGTTTTAGCTTCAATAAATTTGTCTGAACTGCTCGTGCCACTATCCTGAAGTCATACAATAACTACACAAGTTACAAGTTtccatataatataatttattattttctttaatatttctatTAATCAAAGAATTTAACTCTTGCCTTCTTACCAAATCACTCTtacaatttcaaattcaaatcaaatataaaatatggctaattatgatttttgcccctgaactttgatatgtaccaaattatgtcccataaacttttaaggtcgttaaaaatatcccttgaactattgagattgttggatttaaattttttttttccaattttagtaaaaaagtctaatatagataatttagtacatgtcaaaattcaaagGGCATGATtttgtagatatcaaagtctggggagtatAGTTTAGTACATGAACaatactgaaatagtaaaattgaatgaaattagacaaaagtccttaaatccaacaatttcaatagttcagagGCATTTTTAGCGACTTTAAAAATTCAGaaggcataatttggtacatgtcaaagttcaggggacagaAATCTTAATTAACCATATTTTACTTCACATACCTAATAAATAattcattcaattttaatttaaatcatatataaattaaatttcaatgatAATGTTGAGGTGTTTGATGAAGTTTGAATCAATCAATTATTTCTCATATTAAAATAAGTTTAtctgaataataaaatatatattattttggttcttaaagaaataaaacaaaaatctcAGTGGTGGTTATTACAGTCCAAAAAAACTCACATAAATCAATTTTGGGATTTAACatcttaacaaaaaaaatgtgTTTGAAGGGTAACCTAATGAGTCAACAAATTACATCATTGTCTTATTGTCACTAGAATTAAATACTATAGTTAACTTTGACATCTCTTTTAACTTTTACCAATTTTGTACATTATCTACTAATAGTCTCAAAATCATATcctcaaaattttaaatattgtgGTTAAGGCAAGATGAAAATgacaaactcataagaatattATATTATTGGGGTTTAATAATAAGTGAAAGTAATTATGAGACTACTATGAGAtgacatattttattagtaattttttattttaattattaaattaaaatatataaattttaatataaaattataccaataataatattaatacatttaaataatataaaatacaagTAATAATAAGAACTTTAATAATATTAGCTCCATTGTAAAGTGTCATATTATTTATgatgtaattaaatatctaatctCTTAACTTTATAAATAGTGATATTAAACGTCGCTACAACTTAGTACCTACTATACCTAATAGTAATGCTATTTCTTAAATGAGTAATGTTAATTACAACTTATTATTATAACTTATTTGTAATCATTCGcgtttattttgaaaaataaaaaattcctaACAATTTtcgttataattataatatcttttctataaaattttgaatttttttagtaatttatagtattataaacagatttaaatttttttaaacacaaatattaacctaaaatatcaaaaaatatatttttaattgtaaaagtTGTAATTAACACTTCTCTTCCTCAAATTGAATGTTAACTCATAAAATGgcaaaaactaataaaaatgaTTTCTTGTCCCCTTTagaaaagaatatatatatattttttaaaagataagaaTTGATTTTATGAAAACTCTTTGGATTTCTCAACTAAGGTAGTAAGGACCACAACACAAAACACAACACACCCATTGAATGCTTTACACataattttatacttttcaAAAGCATGTTTTCAAAAGTACACAAACCAGGCTTCATGAGTGGATATATTTATAACACATATCCCTTATTTAATTATctattcattttattattattattattatatatatttatccaatccaaaaaaaataaacatttattaaaatatttaaatcccaaaaataaaatccaaaacCTAAATCCACTATATGTagggaaatttgatatttataaCTAAGATTTTTGCATGAATTTTGACTTAtattaaaacatattttaaatattttaaaatatttagttgtttaatttttaagaCTCTTGTATTTTAAAACCTTTGTAGCTTTGtgtttattatttctttttctttcaaaaaatatatatatatatttttttttttgataaaatgctattatattaaatgaattaCAATACAATAGTTATTAGAAGGATGAAAATTCCTTCATCCATAAACATTCTCTGTCCACCGAAAGAGTATTCTTTGCTAAAGTATGAGCAACATTATTAGTAGATTTATAAATATGAGAGATTTGAACTCCAAGAAATAATtgctattttaaaaatataatttaatacataaataattactacgttaattataaaaattcttaaattttacaatctaaaCCGTTCAAGAATTTAATTacctaaaataaattaaaattataatttaatacatatcaaaatttcaGAAACAAATATTCTAAGATTATCTTCAATCCAAcactataatattttatataatgtgAATTTTCTCATTTTACACTCCAAAAAACAGTGTCCCACtgatgatgataataataataataataataataataggaaAGATAAataatggaatattttttttaattgttaacttttaataattatataatgcttttaagaaaaaaaaaaacaaataattaaaagcaTTAAATTactcttattttattaataaaataatataataataaaaaaatatatattttttaaattaatttttaatattgtgATTAGAAtcacaataaaataatttagtacTGAAATAATAGCTTCTTAGTAttgatttaatataaatttaaattttattattagagATGGCCTAATTACCCAAAATTAAAAgcattcaaaaacaaaaaaaatatcattgttaaaagaaaaattatttatacatatatatttaattaatcatcaaaaaagagaataatgaatcaaacaaaacaaaatccaatttcttttttttcttttttttatgtttccaaaaaaagcaaaaattaaatttaaaaaaaaaaaaagaaagtgagACACAGCATATGTTATCCTGCACCGCCACTACAGCAGATCCCAGTAAGAGAAGCCGGAAATCTACCACAAACAAAACCAGTCGCCGCCGTAGACGACGACGGAGAAGACGAAGAAATCTCCATCTCCGTCTGAGCCGGTGGAAGAACCCTCCCATCAGCAAACAACAACCGTCCATTTCTCCTccgatcatcatcatcatcattaaccACAACAACACCTTCAAGCTCAGCCGTCGCACCGTAAAAAGCTCCGTCACCAAATCTCCTTTCATTCTCCAAAAAATCTCCCAACGAAGCCGTGGGTTTCGCATCGTTCTCATCTCTGCAAAGACTCCACCACCGCCTTCGTCTCTCCGCAACCGATGATGATGACGTGGCATTGGATTTGTTAGACCTTCTTCGAGATCCACTCATCGTTCTTGCTCCGTTAATGGCGGAAGTTGATAAAGGAGTTTCGCGGTGGCGTTGGGAGGGAGCTCGGAATGTAATGGCTGGAAAACTGACTCCCATTAGGGTTCCGAGAGTTGTACTTCGATCGTGGAAGAACGAACCTGTAGACTGTAAAAtcagaaataaaaaaatcagaaaagatTCGTAATTGTTTGAAGAGTTTTTTTCTATTTGATTTGGTTAGTTACCTCTGTGTCGAGATCGGAGGAGGAGATGGAGGAATTGGTTGGGGAAGAAGGTGGTGGGAGTAAATCATTATTGGCTGGATCTAACATTTTCTTTTGTGTTGTTTGGATGGATGGAAAATGGAGGgtttagagagaaagagaaagaaaatgaaaaaggaaaaggaaaaggtTTGTGTGATGGGTTTTAGAAGTTTGGATATGATGAGTTAGTTTCTTCTTTActtttaacttatttttttctttttatgtagAAGAAAAGTGAGAGAGGACTAGTAGGTGTACTAATGATATTTTCGGGTGTTGGGGACAGTGGCGGATCTAGAATTTAAAGTGAGGATACATAAAAAAGTGAATCATTAACTATGGAATCTAGCTTaactaatattatatttataaatattattttttaattataaatatatttcgtaactaattaaattacatatttttttttttttaagggagGCGACTGTTATGCCTCACCTTTATGTGAGTTTGCCTCTGGTCGGGCAGGGGCGAACTCACATAGAATCGAAGCGGTGAGTTCtctctttgaaaaaaaattgaatatatattttagttaattacgatatatatttataataaaagatgatatttataaatatatggtTAAGTTAGATATATATAgtatgaaaatattatattcactttcttacaaaaatatattttttaaattagggtTCCATTTTAATTgagttaaaatttaattaatataaatactcAATTCATTTTAATTTGCATAATTCAATTCAAGTTAATccacaattatttatatatatatttataaaaataataaattaaaattacttatTTACCATTGTTTTCAAATCAAagtaattcataaaatattattcaattgaaattttacatgtttaattttCTTTCTCCATCTTTATTAAACAAACACAAGagatttttagttttaattaagtaaataataaataaatatttatataaaaaagagatcctattattttattttcttttcttcttttcatctaattaaatttaaaataataataataataaaaaagaaaaaaatacagaCTGGACTATAAGAGAAAAAGCATGAGTTGTAGAGGTAcctaataaaataatgaatgaATATGAAtcattgcttttttttttttttttttttttctggttaaGCAAAGCAAACCAACATACAATTACTCGTGACTcactttttcaaaataaataaataaatagataaggtgcttaattttatattaagtgatttataattaaactaaaattatagaaatttaaaaaataattcccTCCAAAATTAAGTaagaataaattattttaataattattattagtatgGTAAATATAGTAGTATCTGCAAAAGTAATAGAATATTAAATGTGTGTtaatctctaatttttttttatatatatataacgtaaagaaaaaaaaaaatactaaagtaGATTCTTTTAGAGAAGAGAAGTTTGCTCGAAGGATTTTCAATTACTGAGATAGTTGTAAAAAGAGAGAGTTAGGAGAATTGTGAGTGGTGCATAATTATAATGTCTACAATATTATACATATTTCAAATATTGTCTATTATATATTTGGGTTTGATATAGTGACATGctgataaaaatattaaaatttttgatCCAATAATCAGAATCTTACTACATTTGATCAATCAgtgttatataaattattaaaaattatacttaattCTAACCCAATACATATGTGATTTATCGAAATGAGAAAAACATGCATAGTTAGTGTAAG
Encoded here:
- the LOC115709576 gene encoding uncharacterized protein At3g17950 gives rise to the protein MLDPANNDLLPPPSSPTNSSISSSDLDTESTGSFFHDRSTTLGTLMGVSFPAITFRAPSQRHRETPLSTSAINGARTMSGSRRRSNKSNATSSSSVAERRRRWWSLCRDENDAKPTASLGDFLENERRFGDGAFYGATAELEGVVVVNDDDDDRRRNGRLLFADGRVLPPAQTEMEISSSSPSSSTAATGFVCGRFPASLTGICCSGGAG